A single window of Grus americana isolate bGruAme1 chromosome 10, bGruAme1.mat, whole genome shotgun sequence DNA harbors:
- the UACA gene encoding uveal autoantigen with coiled-coil domains and ankyrin repeats isoform X1, whose amino-acid sequence MKSLKSRLKKHEAVIGGSALNTDWNKYDDRLMKAAERGDVEKVSSILAKKGVSPAKLDVEGRSAFHVVASKGNLDCLNTILIHGVDITATDAAGRNALHLAAKYGHALCLQKLLQYNCPTENVDLQGRTALHDAAMSDCSSSIQLLCDHGASVNSKDGDGRTPLVLATQMCRPTVCQLLIDRGADVNARDKQNRTALMLGCEYGCKDAVEVLLKNGADVSLTDGLGHDCAYYARIGDNIDILALIKAAVEDSSKARDTMKKGQPEQKITNMSQKWNRLHAQEEVNVKLYQKEHNAQELELENQDLKGRMREVQEEQRMLLDRISGLQLQLNEEQMFADDLENEKDELKKILTTKEKQQEESLRTIEALKAKLKYYEVDFVGSGSNFGNRKEDLLLKQGQVFAVESQSRSMLRPLELSLPNQSSSSEKEALKKELDNVRTCYGAAKEEIGKLQRELSHKVSECKALASECERTKAESDGQIKQLEDALKDVQKRMFDSEGKVKQMQTHFLALKDHLTNEAALGNSKLTEELKDQLKEMKTKYEGASAEVGKLRNHIKQNELLVAEFKRDEGRLVEENKRLQKELVKLEMERDKRGRNVMELEGQLKETAAKLAHSVTSEKFENMKSLLSNEVNEKARKLAEMEGERDKLQAEILLLKRESESQKAKLAQHVKPEDHEQMRSGFEQKNEELEKTISELSQKNQTLQMELETLQIDNKMLKQQIQMLKTEIKSQNVPLKIHEELKKTNDLAVSDLTKKLFEITKKYNESKAEAEKLLAENNHLSENIGHFQAVYLSPEQHKKEVEALKSNGLELEKQLAELQKKYDDEQAKACKLVSENAVIRETLRDQYVLATTHEEVKTVLNNTLEKTNRELSDLKEKTEEIKQEFLRVNEENGTLKNKVKLLQNQLQTEYISLKDHESTVTALNKSMQELQENNVAIMAEYKRGQEEILQLHAEIEAQKKELDTIQECIKSKYAPVASFEDRKQSFEATVKELKAQLQEQMQKYRESEEENKKCRQENEKLKNGILSIQNDLQQNYILAEKSREMEKMFASKMEELNKQLRELLQKYTDDKEKDELQESTKQPVTLQAQPLSVEQIEALKKALGHTIEDLKEALRSKKECYDQETLKVGELQQELSGLKESSIPLVEYTQMKEMLEQEIVVIKTSLKEKEEENQVKNEEILKLQSEIQLTQQALTDLESKEVIDMSEYKSMKSALEAQINSIAENLSNMNKKYEEACEEALQAKKSELSLKDEKELLQLRSCSIEQEIKDQKERCDKSLTTIIDLQKRIQESAKQVEAKDNKITELLNDVERLKQALNGLSQLTYTSGIPSKRQNQQVEMLQNQVKTLQQQLADAKRQHQEVVSVYRMHLLSAVQGHMDEDVQAALLQIIRMRQGLVC is encoded by the exons CTGAACACAGACTGGAACAAATATGATGACAGGTTaatgaaagcagctgaaagaggCGACGTGGAAAAAGTTTCATCAATCCTTGCCAAAAAAGGGGTCAGTCCTGCTAAACTGGATGTGGAAGGGAGATCTGC ATTCCATGTTGTAGCGTCGAAGGGAAACCTGGATTGCTTGAACACCATCCTTATTCATGGAGTTGATATCACAGCCACTGATGCTGCAG GTAGAAACGCATTGCACCTAGCTGCAAAATATGGACATGCTTTATGTTTGCAGAAGCTGTTGCAG TACAACTGTCCAACGGAGAATGTGGATCTTCAAGGAAGAACTGCTCTTCATGATGCAG cTATGTCAGACTGTTCCTCTAGCATACAACTACTGTGTGATCATGGGGCCTCGGTGAATTCAAAAGACGGA GACGGGAGGACACCGCTAGTGCTGGCCACTCAGATGTGTCGTCCCACGGTTTGTCAGCTTCTGATAGACAGAGGAGCAGATGTTAATGCCAGGGACAAACAGAACAG GACTGCCTTAATGTTAGGCTGTGAATACGGCTGCAAGGATGCAGTAGAAGTTTTGCTCAAAAATGGTGCGGATGTTAGTTTGACTGATGGCCTTGGTCATGACTGTGCTTACTATGCCAGAATTGGTGACAATATTGACATTTTGGCTTTAATAAAAGCTGCTGTTGAGGATTCCAGCAAAG CAAGAGATACCATGAAGAAAGGGCAACCTGAACAAAAG ATTACTAATATGTCACAGAAGTGGAATCGGCTGCATGCGCAGGAGGAGGTGAATGTCAAGCTGTATCAGAAGGAACATAACGCTCAG GAATTGGAGTTAGAAAATCAAGATTTGAAAGGTCGAATGAGAGAAGTGCAAGAGGAgcaaaggatgctgctggaTAGAATCAGTGGGCTACAACTACAATTGAATGAG GAGCAAATGTTTGCAGATGATCTTGAAAATGAG aaagatGAGTTGAAGAAAATCCTAACTaccaaggaaaaacaacaagaagaaaGCTTAAGAACTATTGAAGCACTTAAAGCTAAACTCAAATATTATGAA GTTGACTTTGTAGGATCTGGAAGTAACTTTGGTAATA GAAAAGAAGATCTATTACTTAAGCAAGGCCAAGTGTTTGCTGTGGAATCACag TCTAGGTCAATGCTGAGACCCCTGGAGCTCTCCCTGCCTAACCAGTCATCCAGTTCCGAGAAGGaagctttaaagaaagaacTTGACAATGTGAGGACCTGCTATGGTgcagcaaaagaagaaatcGGCAAACTGCAGAGAGAACTTTCTCACAAGGTATCTGAATGCAAAGCTTTGGCATCCGAGTGCGAAAGAACCAAGGCGGAATCTGATGGACAGATAAAACAACTGGAAGATGCTTTAAAAGATGTGCAGAAAAGGATGTTTGACTCTGAAGGCAAAGTTAAGCAAATGCAGACCCACTTTCTTGCTCTGAAAGATCACCTGACTAATGAAGCTGCGTTGGGAAACAGTAAGCTAACAGAGGAGCTGAAAGATCagttgaaagaaatgaaaacaaagtatgaAGGAGCCTCTGCTGAAGTGGGAAAACTAAGGAACCATATTAAGCAGAATGAATTGCTGGTGGCGGAATTTAAGAGAGATGAAGGAAGGCTAGTGGAAGAGAATAAAAGGTTGCAGAAGGAACTTGTTAAGTTGGAGATGGAACGAGataaaaggggaagaaatgtCATGGAGTTAGAAGGGCAGctcaaagaaacagcagcaaagttAGCCCACTCTGTAACTTCAGAgaaatttgaaaacatgaagagtTTGTTGTCAAATGAAGTGAATGAGAAAGCAAGGAAGTTAGCAGAGATGGAAGGAGAACGCGACAAACTGCAGGCAGAGattctgcttttaaagaggGAATCCGAGAGTCAGAAAGCAAAACTAGCTCAGCATGTAAAGCCAGAAGACCACGAACAAATGAGGAGTGGGTTTGAGCAAAAAAATGAGGAACTTGAGAAGACAATTTCTGAACTATCACAGAAGAATCAGACTCTGCAGATGGAACTCGAAACATTGCAGATTGATAACAAAATGCTTAAGCAGCAAATCCAAATgctaaaaactgaaataaaaagccagAATGTGCCTTTAAAAATTCACGAAGaattgaagaaaacaaatgatctGGCTGTTAGTGACCTGAccaaaaagctttttgaaataacaaagaaatacaatgaaagcaaagcagaagctgaaaagttgcTGGCAGAGAACAACCACCTAAGTGAGAATATCGGCCACTTCCAAGCTGTATAcctgtctccagagcagcaCAAAAAAGAAGTGGAAGCCTTAAAATCTAATGGTCTTGAGCTTGAAAAGCAGCTTGCtgagcttcagaaaaaatacGATGATGAGCAAGCAAAAGCATGCAAACTAGTCTCAGAAAATGCAGTCATAAGAGAGACTCTCAGGGATCAGTATGTGTTGGCTACAACACATGAGGAGGTTAAAACAGTCTTGAATAACACACTAGAGAAGACTAACAGGGAGCTGTCggatctgaaggaaaaaactgAAGAGATAAAGCAAGAATTCCTGAGGGTAAATGAAGAAAACGgaactttgaaaaataaggtGAAACTCTTACAGAATCAATTACAAACTGAGTATATAAGTTTAAAAGATCATGAAAGTACAGTGActgctttaaataaaagtatGCAAGAACTTCAGGAGAACAATGTTGCAATTATGGCTGAATATAAGAGGGGTCAAGAAGAAATTTTGCAGTTGCATGCAGAAATTGAAGCCCAAAAGAAGGAACTTGACACAATTCAAGAATGCATTAAGTCAAAATATGCCCCAGTTGCCTCCTTTgaagacagaaagcaaagctttgaagCCACAGTAAAGGAATTAAAAGCACAGTTGCAGGAACAGATGCAGAAGTACAGAGAAAGCgaggaggaaaacaagaagTGCAGACAGGAGAATGAAAAGCTCAAAAATGGCATTTTGTCCATCCAAAATGACTTGCAGCAGAACTATATCCTTGCTGAGAAATCCcgtgaaatggaaaaaatgtttgcaagcAAAATGGAGGAGTTGAATAAGCAGTTGAGGGAACTGCTGCAGAAATACACAGatgataaagaaaaagatgagctGCAAGAGAGTACCAAGCAGCCCGTAACTCTGCAGGCTCAGCCCCTCTCAGTAGAACAAATTGAAGCCTTGAAGAAGGCTCTTGGTCACACGATAGAGGATCTAAAGGAAGCCCTCCGAAGTAAGAAGGAATGTTATGACCAAGAAACGCTAAAAGTAGGAGAACTACAGCAGGAATTGTCAGGTCTAAAAGAGTCTTCAATACCTTTGGTAGAATATACACAGATGAAGGAAATGCTAGAACAAGAAATTGTAGTGATCAAAACCagcttgaaagaaaaggaagaagaaaaccaagttAAAAATGAGGAGATCTTGAAGTTGCAGTCTGAGATTCAGCTTACTCAACAAGCTTTAACAGACCTGGAGAGTAAAGAAGTGATTGACATGTCAGAATACAAATCCATGAAAAGTGCTCTGGAGGCCCAGATTAATAGCATAGCTGAGAACTTGTCCAATATGAATAAAAAGTATGAGGAAGCATGTGAGGAGGCTTTGCAAGCTAAAAAGAGTGAGCTTTCTTTAAAGGATGAAAAGGAGTTGCTTCAGTTACGGAGTTGTAGTATTGAGCAAGAAATTAAAGACCAGAAAGAAAGGTGTGATAAATCATTGACAACAATTATTGACTTGCAGAAGAGAATACAGGAATCTGCAAAGCAGGTGGAAGCCAAGGATAACAAG ataacAGAGCTGCTTAATGATGTAGAGCGGTTAAAACAAGCTCTTAATGGCTTGTCTCAGCTTACGTACACCTCCGGGATTCCTTCAAAGAGGCAGAACCAGCAGGTTGAAATGCTCCAGAACCAAGTGAAAACACTACAACAGCAGCTAGCT GATGCGAAAAGGCAGCATCAAGAGGTAGTTTCGGTTTATCGGATGCATCTTCTTAGTGCTGTACAG GGTCACATGGATGAAGATGTCCAAGCTGCTTTACTACAGATCATTCGAATGAGACAGGGACTTGTTTGCTGA